The following proteins are co-located in the Vigna angularis cultivar LongXiaoDou No.4 chromosome 2, ASM1680809v1, whole genome shotgun sequence genome:
- the LOC108347614 gene encoding uncharacterized protein LOC108347614 isoform X1 yields MEQSVGKPSSLRNFLVRFLLFGVLIIGVRFAYIIAVAGESCNIGDFCFFSLPQTLSLVIAGTGPLAVESVSGGGSLQPELYTSKDWIKGVRFYSSAFQDLIAGGYLSLQSKSLCVETPTGRDVSALREIGVKDAVGIARKGVKPLVKFGRGERIPFGNRTFDFVFSGEDSFLQSAKPADFAAEIDRTLKPGGFAVFHFSNPKDTYSFNSFLDLFHCFRVVKLHGLEGFDSSIPYIREIVLKKECGDGAGKFDFGDSNGKCYVPGYKHDLVKIAEPLISEEPLKPWITLKRNVKNIKYLPSMADISFKNRYLYVDVGARSYGSSIGSWFRKQYPKQNKTFHVYAIEADKTFHQEYALKKGITLVPYAAWVKNETLTFEIHRDPGEHVDVKGRGMGRIRPVQSLGKEEFEGEVEKIQGFDFAEWLKKTVTKNDFVVMKMDVEGTEFDLIPRLFKTGAICLIDEIFLECHYNRWQRCCPGQRSAKYEKTYAQCLQLFNSLRQSGVLVHQWW; encoded by the coding sequence ATGGAACAGTCCGTAGGCAAGCCCAGTTCTCTCCGGAACTTCCTCGTAAGGTTTCTCCTTTTCGGCGTTTTGATCATCGGCGTTCGTTTCGCTTACATCATCGCTGTTGCTGGTGAGTCTTGCAACATCGGCGACTTCTGTTTTTTCTCTCTGCCGCAGACTCTCAGCCTCGTCATCGCCGGCACCGGTCCTCTCGCCGTCGAGTCTGTCTCCGGTGGCGGATCGCTGCAGCCCGAGCTTTACACCAGTAAGGACTGGATCAAAGGCGTTCGGTTCTACTCGTCAGCTTTTCAGGACCTGATTGCCGGCGGTTACCTTTCGCTGCAGTCCAAGTCGCTGTGCGTGGAAACCCCGACCGGACGCGATGTCTCCGCGCTGAGAGAGATCGGCGTGAAAGACGCCGTCGGAATTGCGCGGAAGGGGGTGAAGCCGCTTGTGAAGTTTGGCCGAGGTGAACGGATTCCGTTCGGCAATAGGACCTTCGATTTTGTGTTCTCCGGCGAGGATTCGTTCTTGCAGTCGGCGAAGCCGGCGGATTTCGCGGCGGAGATCGACCGGACGCTGAAACCTGGAGGGTTCGCAGTGTTCCATTTTTCAAACCCTAAAGATACGTATAGTTTTAATTCGTTCCTTGATTTGTTTCATTGTTTCAGAGTAGTGAAGTTGCATGGCTTAGAAGGCTTTGATTCTTCAATACCGTATATACgtgaaattgttttgaaaaaagagTGTGGTGATGGTGCTGGTAAATTTGATTTTGGTGATTCAAATGGAAAATGTTACGTTCCTGGTTATAAGCATGATTTGGTTAAGATTGCTGAGCCTTTGATTTCGGAGGAGCCTTTAAAGCCTTGGATTACTTTGAAAAGGAATGTGAAGAACATAAAGTACCTTCCTTCAATGGCGGATATAAGCTTTAAGAACAGGtatttgtatgttgatgttggAGCTAGAAGCTATGGCTCTAGCATAGGGTCTTGGTTTAGGAAACAGTATCCTAAGCAGAACAAGACCTTCCATGTGTATGCTATTGAAGCAGACAAGACTTTTCATCAGGAGTATGCGTTGAAGAAGGGGATCACTTTGGTTCCTTACGCTGCATGGGTGAAGAACGAAACATTGACGTTTGAGATTCATCGTGATCCTGGGGAGCATGTCGATGTTAAAGGCAGGGGGATGGGTAGGATTCGGCCTGTGCAGTCTTTGGGGAAGGAGGAGTTTGAGGGCGAAGTGGAGAAGATTCAGGGATTTGATTTTGCTGAATGGTTGAAGAAGACTGTTACAAAGAACGATTTTGTTGTGATGAAGATGGATGTTGAGGGTACTGAATTTGATCTGATTCCGAGGTTGTTTAAAACTGGAGCTATATGTTTGATAGATGAAATTTTCCTCGAATGTCATTACAATAGATGGCAGAGATGTTGTCCTGGGCAGAGGAGTGCTAAGTATGAGAAAACATATGCTCAATGCTTGCAGCTCTTCAATTCCCTCAGACAAAGTGGAGTTCTTGTTCATCAGTGGTGGTAA
- the LOC108347614 gene encoding uncharacterized protein LOC108347614 isoform X2, with amino-acid sequence MEQSVGKPSSLRNFLVRFLLFGVLIIGVRFAYIIAVAGESCNIGDFCFFSLPQTLSLVIAGTGPLAVESVSGGGSLQPELYTSKDWIKGVRFYSSAFQDLIAGGYLSLQSKSLCVETPTGRDVSALREIGVKDAVGIARKGVKPLVKFGRGERIPFGNRTFDFVFSGEDSFLQSAKPADFAAEIDRTLKPGGVVKLHGLEGFDSSIPYIREIVLKKECGDGAGKFDFGDSNGKCYVPGYKHDLVKIAEPLISEEPLKPWITLKRNVKNIKYLPSMADISFKNRYLYVDVGARSYGSSIGSWFRKQYPKQNKTFHVYAIEADKTFHQEYALKKGITLVPYAAWVKNETLTFEIHRDPGEHVDVKGRGMGRIRPVQSLGKEEFEGEVEKIQGFDFAEWLKKTVTKNDFVVMKMDVEGTEFDLIPRLFKTGAICLIDEIFLECHYNRWQRCCPGQRSAKYEKTYAQCLQLFNSLRQSGVLVHQWW; translated from the exons ATGGAACAGTCCGTAGGCAAGCCCAGTTCTCTCCGGAACTTCCTCGTAAGGTTTCTCCTTTTCGGCGTTTTGATCATCGGCGTTCGTTTCGCTTACATCATCGCTGTTGCTGGTGAGTCTTGCAACATCGGCGACTTCTGTTTTTTCTCTCTGCCGCAGACTCTCAGCCTCGTCATCGCCGGCACCGGTCCTCTCGCCGTCGAGTCTGTCTCCGGTGGCGGATCGCTGCAGCCCGAGCTTTACACCAGTAAGGACTGGATCAAAGGCGTTCGGTTCTACTCGTCAGCTTTTCAGGACCTGATTGCCGGCGGTTACCTTTCGCTGCAGTCCAAGTCGCTGTGCGTGGAAACCCCGACCGGACGCGATGTCTCCGCGCTGAGAGAGATCGGCGTGAAAGACGCCGTCGGAATTGCGCGGAAGGGGGTGAAGCCGCTTGTGAAGTTTGGCCGAGGTGAACGGATTCCGTTCGGCAATAGGACCTTCGATTTTGTGTTCTCCGGCGAGGATTCGTTCTTGCAGTCGGCGAAGCCGGCGGATTTCGCGGCGGAGATCGACCGGACGCTGAAACCTGGAGG AGTAGTGAAGTTGCATGGCTTAGAAGGCTTTGATTCTTCAATACCGTATATACgtgaaattgttttgaaaaaagagTGTGGTGATGGTGCTGGTAAATTTGATTTTGGTGATTCAAATGGAAAATGTTACGTTCCTGGTTATAAGCATGATTTGGTTAAGATTGCTGAGCCTTTGATTTCGGAGGAGCCTTTAAAGCCTTGGATTACTTTGAAAAGGAATGTGAAGAACATAAAGTACCTTCCTTCAATGGCGGATATAAGCTTTAAGAACAGGtatttgtatgttgatgttggAGCTAGAAGCTATGGCTCTAGCATAGGGTCTTGGTTTAGGAAACAGTATCCTAAGCAGAACAAGACCTTCCATGTGTATGCTATTGAAGCAGACAAGACTTTTCATCAGGAGTATGCGTTGAAGAAGGGGATCACTTTGGTTCCTTACGCTGCATGGGTGAAGAACGAAACATTGACGTTTGAGATTCATCGTGATCCTGGGGAGCATGTCGATGTTAAAGGCAGGGGGATGGGTAGGATTCGGCCTGTGCAGTCTTTGGGGAAGGAGGAGTTTGAGGGCGAAGTGGAGAAGATTCAGGGATTTGATTTTGCTGAATGGTTGAAGAAGACTGTTACAAAGAACGATTTTGTTGTGATGAAGATGGATGTTGAGGGTACTGAATTTGATCTGATTCCGAGGTTGTTTAAAACTGGAGCTATATGTTTGATAGATGAAATTTTCCTCGAATGTCATTACAATAGATGGCAGAGATGTTGTCCTGGGCAGAGGAGTGCTAAGTATGAGAAAACATATGCTCAATGCTTGCAGCTCTTCAATTCCCTCAGACAAAGTGGAGTTCTTGTTCATCAGTGGTGGTAA